Proteins from one Telopea speciosissima isolate NSW1024214 ecotype Mountain lineage chromosome 1, Tspe_v1, whole genome shotgun sequence genomic window:
- the LOC122668723 gene encoding protein RDM16-like isoform X3: protein MQKELSEKLRKIPLLNKGASSDGSLQLGGSTNKKEPKALLSSAARDPGSIPPTTDTIASTSQAKSSITNAFTAATASVKPPITGATAVPGLTTIPNIEAVKRAQELAAKMGFHQDPEFAPLINMFPGHTATDVAVQQKPSKAPVLRLDALGREIDEHGNVINMPKLTNLSTLKVNINKQKKEAFQILKPELDVDPESNPHFDPGMGINKTKLLRPKRMNFQFVEEGKWSKDAEIIRFKSQFGEAQAKELKTKQAQLAKAKAEPDINPNLIEVSERVVNKEKPKDPIPETEWWDIPLLLSGNYGNLSEGSISEDKLKMDKITIYVEHPLPIEPPAEPAPPPPQPLKLTKKEQKKLRTQRRLAKEKDRQEMIRQGLLEPPKPKVKMSNLMKVLGSEATQDPTRLEMEIRSAAAEREQAHVDRNIARKLTPSERREKKERKLFEDPNTLETLVSVYRINDLSHPQTRFKVDVNAQENRLTGCAVISDGISVVAVEGGSKPIKRYGKLMLRRINWAASVGNEEDDDENEDKPDNKCVLVWQGSAAKPCFNRFLVHQCRTEAAARKVFSDAGVGHYWDLAINHTDE from the exons ATGCAAAAGGAGTTGTCAGAAAAGCTGAGAAAGATTCCATTG TTGAATAAAGGTGCAAGCTCAGATGGTAGCCTACAGCTTGGTGGATCAACAAACAAGAAGGAACCTAAAGCTCTCTTATCAAGTGCAGCAAGGGACCCAGGATCTATCCCGCCTACTACTGATACAATAGCTTCCACTTCACAGGCAAAATCAAGCATAACAAATGCGTTCACTGCTGCTACGGCTTCTGTGAAGCCGCCCATCACTGGCGCGACTGCTGTTCCTGGGCTTACAACCATACCTAACATTGAAGCTGTAAAACGAGCACAAGAACTTGCTGCAAAGATGGGATTTCACCAGGATCCAGAATTTGCTCCTCTTATAAACATGTTCCCAGGGCACACTGCAACAGATGTTGCTGTCCAGCAGAAGCCATCCAAAGCCCCTGTTCTCCGTTTGGATGCACTTGGTAGAGAAATCGATGAACATGGAAATGTAATCAATATGCCTAAACTCACAAATCTCAGTACATTAAAG GTAAACATCaacaaacagaaaaaagaagctTTCCAAATTCTTAAACCTGAGCTGGATGTTGATCCAGAATCAAACCCTCATTTTGACCCTGGAATGGGCATCAATAAAACCAAGCTGTTGAGGCCTAAGAGGATGAATTTCCAGTTTGTGGAGGAAGGCAAATGGTCGAAGGATGCAGAAATAATTAGATTCAAG AGCCAATTTGGAGAAGCGCAAGCTAAAGAGTTGAAGACAAAACAAGCACAGCTGGCAAAGGCAAAGGCAGAGCCTGATATCAATCCAAATTTGATAGAGGTATCAGAGAGAGTTGTCAACAAGGAAAAACCAAAGGACCCAATCCCTGAAACTGAGTGGTG GGACATACCACTTTTGCTTTCTGGAAACTATGGCAACTTAAGTGAAGGCAGCATCAGCGAAGACAAACTTAAAATGGATAAGATTACAATTTATGTGGAACATCCTCTTCCTATTGAACCCCCAGCAGAACCTGCTCCACCACCCCCACAGCCCCTGAAGCTTACAAAGAAGGAGCAGAAGAAATTGCGCACGCAGAGGCGCTTAGCGAAGGAAAAAGATAGACAGGAGATGATAAGGCAAGGTCTGTTAGAACCTCCAAAGCCCAAAGTGAAGATGAGCAATCTCATGAAAGTCCTTGGTTCAGAAGCAACTCAAGATCCCACCAGGCTTGAAATGGAGATACGAAGTGCAGCTGCAGAGCGTGAACAAGCCCATGTTGACAGGAACATTGCACGGAAGCTCACACCGTCAGAGCGCCGTGAGAAGAAAGAGCGGAAGCTCTTTGAGGATCCAAATACTCTGGAGACCCTTGTGTCAGTGTATCGGATCAACGACCTGTCACACCCACAGACCCGCTTTAAGGTTGATGTCAATGCCCAAGAGAACCGTCTGACAGGCTGTGCTGTCATATCAGATGGCATTAGTGTGGTGGCCGTGGAAGGTGGCAGTAAGCCCATCAAGAGATATGGGAAGTTGATGCTCAGGCGTATTAATTGGGCTGCGTCTGTGgggaatgaagaagatgatgatgaaaacGAAGACAAACCTGACAACAAGTGTGTGTTAGTGTGGCAGGGCAGTGCTGCTAAACCATGCTTCAAC